One stretch of Dyella jiangningensis DNA includes these proteins:
- a CDS encoding phosphoenolpyruvate carboxykinase (GTP), whose amino-acid sequence MSSKLESLQRWVDEVAALTRPAKIHWCDGSDAEYRQLVQQMLQTGDLIELNQETHPGCYLHRSSPSDVARVEHLTFVCTKDEQDAGPNNHWMAPADAHAKMDALFEGSMEGRTMYVIPYCMGPIDSPLARCGVEITDSPYVVANMRTMTRMGAAAQARIEREGTFVKGLHSTGELDPERRFIMHFPEELTIKSYGSGYGGNALLGKKCHALRIASFQAKSEGWLAEHMLIVGIENPKGETHYIAAAFPSACGKTNLAMLIPPEGYRKDGWKVWTVGDDICWMRPGADGRLYAINPEAGYFGVAPGTSDATNPNALTTIARDTIFTNVAVTADNQPWWEGLPGKPVTDWQGRPYDPANGPAAHPNSRFTVSARQCPTWSPRAEDSQGVPISAIVFGGRRPSLVPLVFEARDWAHGVLVGAAMGSETTAAATGAVGVLRRDSMAMKPFAGYHYGDYFRHWLSFDKPGAKLPKIFHVNWFRKGEDGRFLWPGYGDNLRVLEWMIDRVEGRAKGRQTPIGTVPSDGELKLDGLALDRRTVDALLDVDHVGWSDELAAIGEYLHSFGDRLPDQLRAEQQRIAKALKTAEAA is encoded by the coding sequence ATGTCGAGCAAGCTGGAATCGCTGCAACGCTGGGTTGACGAAGTGGCGGCCCTGACCCGCCCCGCGAAGATCCACTGGTGCGACGGCTCGGACGCTGAATACCGCCAGCTCGTGCAGCAGATGCTGCAGACCGGCGACTTGATCGAGCTCAATCAGGAAACCCACCCGGGCTGCTACCTGCACCGCTCAAGCCCCTCCGACGTGGCCCGCGTCGAACACCTCACCTTCGTCTGCACCAAGGACGAACAGGACGCCGGCCCGAACAACCACTGGATGGCCCCGGCCGACGCGCACGCCAAGATGGACGCGCTGTTCGAAGGCAGCATGGAAGGCCGCACGATGTACGTGATCCCTTATTGCATGGGCCCGATCGATTCCCCGCTGGCCCGTTGCGGCGTGGAAATCACCGACAGCCCGTACGTGGTGGCCAACATGCGCACCATGACCCGCATGGGCGCCGCCGCGCAGGCGCGCATCGAGCGCGAAGGCACGTTCGTGAAGGGCCTGCATTCCACCGGTGAGCTCGATCCGGAGCGCCGTTTCATCATGCACTTCCCGGAAGAACTGACCATCAAGTCGTACGGCTCCGGCTACGGCGGCAACGCGCTGCTGGGCAAGAAGTGCCACGCGCTGCGCATCGCCAGCTTCCAGGCCAAGTCCGAAGGCTGGCTGGCCGAGCACATGCTGATCGTCGGCATCGAGAATCCCAAGGGCGAAACGCACTACATCGCCGCCGCGTTTCCCTCGGCCTGCGGCAAGACCAACCTCGCCATGCTCATTCCGCCGGAGGGCTACCGCAAGGACGGCTGGAAGGTGTGGACCGTGGGCGACGACATCTGCTGGATGCGCCCCGGCGCGGATGGACGTCTATACGCGATCAATCCGGAAGCGGGCTATTTCGGCGTTGCCCCGGGCACCAGCGACGCGACCAATCCGAACGCGCTGACGACCATCGCGCGCGACACCATCTTCACCAACGTCGCCGTCACCGCCGACAACCAGCCCTGGTGGGAAGGCCTGCCGGGCAAGCCGGTCACCGACTGGCAGGGTCGTCCGTACGATCCGGCCAACGGCCCCGCCGCGCATCCCAACTCGCGCTTTACCGTGAGTGCCAGGCAGTGCCCGACGTGGTCGCCGCGCGCGGAAGATTCGCAGGGCGTGCCGATCAGCGCGATCGTCTTCGGCGGCCGCCGCCCCTCGCTGGTGCCGCTGGTATTCGAGGCGCGTGACTGGGCGCACGGCGTGCTGGTCGGCGCGGCCATGGGTTCGGAAACCACCGCCGCCGCCACCGGTGCGGTGGGCGTGCTGCGTCGCGATTCGATGGCGATGAAGCCGTTCGCCGGCTACCACTACGGCGACTACTTCCGTCACTGGCTGTCGTTCGACAAGCCGGGCGCGAAGCTGCCGAAGATCTTCCACGTGAACTGGTTCCGCAAGGGTGAGGATGGCCGCTTCCTGTGGCCCGGCTACGGCGACAACCTGCGCGTGCTCGAATGGATGATCGACCGCGTCGAAGGCCGCGCCAAGGGCCGCCAGACGCCGATCGGCACCGTGCCCTCGGACGGCGAACTGAAGCTGGACGGCCTCGCCCTGGATCGCCGCACCGTCGACGCCCTGCTCGACGTCGACCACGTCGGCTGGAGCGACGAACTCGCAGCCATCGGCGAATACCTGCACAGCTTCGGCGATCGCCTGCCGGACCAACTGCGCGCCGAACAGCAACGCATCGCCAAGGCCCTGAAGACCGCCGAGGCCGCGTAA